In the Bacteroidota bacterium genome, one interval contains:
- a CDS encoding DNA gyrase/topoisomerase IV subunit A, which yields MDPENDIQENQEEAKPKGKDVKPVSSLYKEWFLDYASYVILERAVPAIDDGLKPVHRRILHAMKETDDGRFNKVANVIGNTMQYHPHGDQSISDAIVNIGQKDLLIDTQGNWGDVVTGDSAAAARYIETRLSKFAHEVVFNPETTEWQSSYDGRKREPINLPVKFPLVLSLGAEGIAVGLSTRILPHNFNELIRASIAILKGNEYEIYPDFPTNGLADFSNYNQGKRGGKVRVRSKIEIIDKKTVAIRNVPFSVTTTTLIDSIVKANDKGKIKIKQVIDNTAKDVEIIVELQKGISPDVTIDALYAFTSCETSISTNACVIQNDKPVFIGVRDILEDSTQRTIDLLKRELEILRDHLLNKWHYSSLEKIFIEKKVYRDIEECETWEAVIEAIDEGLKPHIKHLKRAVTTEDIVRLTDIKIKRISKYDAFKADEIIIQIEKDLEEVEFNLSHLIDFAIKYFENLLKKYGKGRERKTEIRHFDTIQAKNVVAANKKLYVNRADGFFGFGLKKEESIGECSELDDVITFRKDGTYSIQKVDEKVFAGKNIIHIDVFKKDDERMTYNAVYLDGKSKNSMVKRFNVTSITRDKEYDLTKKSPGSKIIYFTANPLGETDTVTVYLTQGSKARKKIFDFNFATIDIKGRASQGNILTKYPVRRIVQKSVDKTNIIGIDVWYDEYIGKLNTKEIGRHIGSFAPDDLILAITSDGYYELKAFDVNNHYDIDKITYIEKFNPNRALTAIYLNGESNIYYAKRFKIETSRTNTAFKFISENKKSKLIVISDADRVIVKTSYLDKKSGDKNSETLELSEFIELMGWKAVGKKLNNNKVTSVKIIDMIYEEVESEIEEEVSTVNVEIIDEVIDEEPAKKTKPIDDIEEDVPSSISNPTEGEIKVSDKKEEKDESSKPEKETPKITKKPFPKTKEKIVEKKPKKSKDDDDDSGQLSLF from the coding sequence ATGGATCCAGAAAACGACATACAAGAAAATCAAGAAGAAGCTAAACCCAAAGGCAAAGATGTAAAACCGGTTTCTAGTCTTTATAAAGAATGGTTTCTTGATTATGCTTCATACGTAATTCTTGAAAGAGCTGTTCCGGCCATTGATGATGGATTAAAACCTGTTCATAGAAGGATTTTACATGCCATGAAAGAAACCGATGATGGTCGCTTTAACAAAGTAGCCAATGTAATCGGTAATACCATGCAATATCATCCGCATGGCGATCAATCAATTTCGGATGCAATTGTAAATATTGGCCAAAAAGACTTACTAATTGACACACAAGGAAACTGGGGAGATGTAGTTACTGGAGACAGCGCTGCTGCTGCCCGTTATATTGAAACCCGACTTTCCAAATTTGCTCACGAGGTAGTCTTTAATCCAGAAACTACAGAATGGCAATCCTCCTATGATGGAAGAAAAAGAGAACCTATCAATTTGCCTGTAAAATTCCCCTTGGTTCTTTCATTAGGAGCAGAGGGTATTGCTGTAGGACTTTCCACACGTATTCTGCCACATAATTTCAATGAACTCATCCGTGCATCCATTGCTATTTTAAAAGGAAATGAATACGAAATTTATCCTGATTTTCCCACCAACGGCTTAGCTGATTTCAGTAACTATAACCAAGGGAAAAGAGGAGGAAAAGTTAGGGTCAGATCTAAAATTGAAATTATTGACAAGAAAACAGTGGCCATTCGAAATGTCCCCTTCTCTGTCACAACAACAACCCTAATCGATTCTATTGTCAAGGCCAATGATAAAGGGAAAATAAAAATAAAGCAGGTTATTGATAATACGGCAAAAGATGTTGAGATAATTGTAGAATTACAAAAAGGGATTTCACCTGATGTGACAATTGATGCACTGTATGCATTTACAAGTTGTGAAACATCTATTTCCACAAATGCTTGTGTCATCCAAAACGACAAACCTGTTTTTATTGGTGTAAGGGATATTTTAGAAGATTCAACACAAAGAACAATAGATTTACTCAAACGAGAACTAGAAATTCTGCGTGATCATTTGTTGAATAAATGGCATTATTCTTCGTTGGAAAAAATATTCATTGAGAAAAAAGTTTATCGTGATATTGAGGAGTGCGAAACCTGGGAAGCCGTAATTGAAGCCATCGATGAAGGGTTAAAGCCACATATCAAACACCTCAAACGAGCTGTTACAACTGAAGATATTGTTCGCTTAACTGATATTAAAATTAAACGAATTTCAAAATACGATGCTTTCAAAGCAGATGAAATTATTATTCAAATTGAGAAAGACTTGGAAGAAGTTGAATTTAATTTGAGTCATTTAATTGATTTTGCCATAAAATATTTTGAGAATCTGCTAAAGAAATATGGAAAAGGCAGAGAACGCAAAACAGAAATCCGACATTTTGATACTATTCAGGCAAAAAATGTTGTTGCAGCAAACAAAAAATTATACGTAAACAGGGCCGATGGATTTTTTGGATTCGGATTGAAAAAAGAAGAAAGTATCGGTGAATGTTCTGAATTGGATGACGTTATTACTTTTAGAAAAGACGGCACCTATTCTATACAAAAGGTTGATGAAAAAGTTTTTGCAGGTAAAAACATCATTCATATTGATGTTTTTAAGAAAGACGATGAACGAATGACTTATAATGCGGTTTACCTCGATGGGAAATCGAAGAATTCAATGGTAAAACGATTCAATGTTACCTCCATAACTCGCGATAAAGAATACGATTTAACCAAAAAATCTCCCGGCTCCAAAATCATTTACTTTACAGCCAATCCACTAGGAGAAACCGATACTGTTACAGTATACTTAACACAAGGAAGCAAAGCAAGGAAAAAAATATTCGATTTCAATTTTGCTACTATCGACATTAAAGGAAGAGCTTCTCAAGGAAATATTCTAACCAAATATCCGGTTAGAAGAATAGTTCAGAAATCAGTAGATAAAACAAATATCATTGGTATTGATGTGTGGTACGATGAATACATCGGGAAATTAAATACCAAAGAAATTGGCAGGCACATAGGCAGCTTCGCCCCTGACGACCTGATTCTGGCCATTACGTCTGATGGATATTATGAATTGAAAGCATTTGATGTTAATAATCATTATGATATTGACAAAATTACCTATATCGAGAAATTCAACCCTAACCGCGCTTTAACGGCTATTTACTTGAACGGGGAATCGAATATCTACTATGCCAAACGATTTAAAATTGAAACGTCCAGAACCAATACTGCTTTCAAATTTATTAGCGAGAACAAAAAATCCAAATTGATTGTTATCTCAGATGCAGATCGGGTTATTGTCAAGACCAGCTATTTAGACAAGAAAAGTGGTGATAAAAATTCTGAGACTCTTGAACTCAGCGAATTCATCGAATTGATGGGCTGGAAAGCTGTTGGCAAAAAGCTCAATAACAATAAGGTAACTTCTGTAAAAATCATTGACATGATTTATGAAGAAGTTGAGTCTGAAATTGAAGAGGAAGTCAGCACTGTAAATGTTGAAATAATTGATGAGGTTATAGATGAAGAGCCAGCAAAAAAAACCAAACCAATTGACGATATTGAGGAAGATGTTCCTTCTAGCATATCAAATCCTACTGAAGGAGAAATAAAGGTTTCCGACAAAAAAGAGGAAAAGGATGAAAGTAGTAAACCTGAAAAAGAAACCCCTAAAATCACCAAAAAACCATTTCCAAAAACCAAAGAAAAGATAGTTGAAAAGAAGCCCAAGAAGAGCAAGGATGACGATGATGACTCAGGGCAGCTAAG